In the Mytilus trossulus isolate FHL-02 chromosome 1, PNRI_Mtr1.1.1.hap1, whole genome shotgun sequence genome, one interval contains:
- the LOC134705173 gene encoding uncharacterized protein LOC134705173: MEESSENVPEKQKQKKKSRNVIDGKTRVLPVPEWKAQEQNALKRVKRLANKVKRFSSETAFPPMGFFYIHAGAVHAFGHEQSCKIFFSKENIQKLDVTVMDTEVTQKDDKPTIDIRNIDLDIDFNNVKINTLRQSYSQLSFNKGAGERSTYKVENRPPYWPEDIPFVSHSKRKGDGSGRIITSDMMVKCLDSFKEYCIEGVQAGFIPINVPETYDILKK, translated from the exons ATGGAAGAAAGCTCTGAAAATGTGCCAGAGAAACAAA aacaaaagaaaaaatcaagAAATGTCATTGATGGCAAAACCAGG GTGTTGCCAGTACCTGAGTGGAAAGCTCAAGAGCAAAATGCTCTGAAAAGAGTGAAGCGTTTGGCCAATAAG gtGAAAAGATTTTCATCAGAAACAGCATTTCCacctatgggttttttttatattcatgctGGTGCTGTTCATGCATTTG gtCATGAACAAAGttgcaagatatttttttcgaaGGAGAATATCCAAAAATTAGATGTTACAGTAATGGACACAGAAGTAACACAAAAAG ATGACAAGCCCACTATAGACATTAGAAATATTGATCTTGACATTGATTTTAATAATGTCAAGATCAATACTCTTAGACAGAGCTACTCCCAACTAAGTTTTAATAAAG gaGCAGGTGAGAGATCAACATACAAGGTGGAAAACAGACCACCATACTGGCCAGAGGATATACCATTTGTGTCCCACTCTAAGAGAAAAG GTGATGGATCTGGAAGAATCATAACAAGTGACATGATGGTGAAGTGTCTGGATTCCTTCAAAGAATACTGCATTGAG GGAGTACAAGCAGGATTCATCCCAATAAATGTACCAGAGACATATgacattttaaag AAATGA